In Anaeromyxobacter diazotrophicus, a genomic segment contains:
- the bioA gene encoding adenosylmethionine--8-amino-7-oxononanoate transaminase, whose translation MTDAERLERHRRLWTSDHQHLWHPFTQMQDWLAEEPLIVDAAEGVHLVDTKGRRYLDGVSSLWCNVHGHRVKELDDAVRAQLDRVAHSTLLGLASTASIEAAEELLRWTPKGLTRVFFSDAGATAVEVALKMAYQHHQLRGDTGRSEFVALRGGYHGDTLGSVAVGGIDLFHRIFKPLLFPVHHAPQPYCYRCPLGKERASCHLECVDAVEQVFAERRGKVAALVLEPLVQGADGMITQPPGYLKRLRELCDREGALLVCDEVATGFGRTGTMFAVEQEGVLPDLMTVAKGITGGYLPLAATLATERVFESFLGPYPDQKTFFHGHTYCGNPLACAAAVASLNLFRSRRILEALPGQVAALSRALAAAAEHPRVGEVRQRGLMVGIELVRDRRTKEPYPYAARAGDRACREARALGAVLRPLGNVLVLMPPLAMTEAQLGELAGIALTALDRATGALDRELAA comes from the coding sequence ATGACCGACGCCGAGCGCCTGGAGCGGCACCGCCGCCTGTGGACGTCCGACCACCAGCACCTGTGGCACCCGTTCACCCAGATGCAGGACTGGCTGGCCGAGGAGCCGCTCATCGTCGACGCCGCGGAGGGCGTCCACCTCGTCGACACGAAGGGGCGCCGCTACCTCGACGGCGTGTCCTCCCTGTGGTGCAACGTCCACGGGCACCGCGTGAAGGAGCTCGACGACGCCGTCCGCGCCCAGCTCGACCGCGTGGCGCACTCGACCCTGCTCGGGCTCGCCTCCACCGCCTCCATCGAGGCGGCGGAGGAGCTCCTCCGCTGGACGCCGAAGGGCCTCACCCGCGTCTTCTTCTCCGACGCCGGCGCGACCGCGGTCGAGGTGGCGCTCAAGATGGCCTACCAGCACCACCAGCTGCGCGGCGACACCGGCCGCAGCGAGTTCGTGGCGCTGCGCGGCGGCTACCACGGCGACACGCTCGGCTCGGTGGCGGTGGGCGGGATCGACCTCTTCCACCGCATCTTCAAGCCGCTCCTCTTCCCGGTGCACCACGCGCCGCAGCCCTACTGCTACCGCTGCCCGCTGGGGAAGGAGCGCGCGAGCTGTCACCTCGAGTGCGTGGACGCGGTGGAGCAGGTGTTCGCGGAGCGGCGGGGCAAGGTCGCGGCGCTCGTGCTGGAGCCCCTGGTGCAGGGGGCGGACGGCATGATCACGCAGCCGCCCGGCTACCTGAAGCGGCTGCGCGAGCTGTGCGACCGCGAGGGCGCGCTGCTCGTCTGCGACGAGGTCGCGACCGGCTTCGGCCGCACCGGCACGATGTTCGCCGTGGAGCAGGAGGGCGTCCTCCCGGACCTCATGACGGTGGCGAAGGGGATCACCGGCGGCTACCTGCCGCTCGCGGCGACGCTCGCCACCGAGCGGGTGTTCGAGTCGTTCCTGGGGCCGTACCCCGATCAGAAGACCTTCTTCCACGGCCACACCTACTGCGGGAACCCGCTCGCCTGTGCCGCGGCGGTGGCGAGCCTGAACCTCTTCCGCTCGCGGCGGATCCTGGAGGCGCTGCCGGGCCAGGTCGCGGCGCTCTCGCGCGCACTCGCGGCGGCCGCCGAGCACCCGCGCGTGGGCGAGGTGCGCCAGCGCGGGCTCATGGTGGGGATCGAGCTCGTGCGCGACCGCCGGACGAAGGAGCCGTACCCCTACGCCGCGCGCGCCGGCGACCGCGCCTGCCGCGAGGCGCGCGCGCTCGGCGCGGTGCTGCGCCCGCTCGGGAACGTGCTCGTGCTCATGCCGCCGCTGGCGATGACCGAGGCGCAGCTCGGGGAGCTGGCGGGGATCGCCCTCACGGCGCTCGACCGCGCCACCGGGGCGCTGGATCGGGAGCTGGCGGCGTGA
- a CDS encoding InlB B-repeat-containing protein yields the protein MRRWSLGWALAVCAIAAVGCGGGSSSKPPAGPAKGVSGESFYVTVAPAAGGTIVSGDGSINCQSSGTGCGDAAYHQTKFTAWATPVVLTAKPADGYAFVSWGGDCAGTTTTCTLAGTADYSVSATFKSQPLPPTTVGRVYGYVKDGTAGAAGVKVTLGSLSATTNANGAYVFEIAPGSYTLQTVANTQYAAAAGVAVTVPVPDGVADPAGSCFLGGAKQGYWVPTAGQMGAGCLVRQTDIAVARASTYVAPVAPPTVTVSPTGVVGFGATVTVGCGVGGTVTVTGPGSPSVSVPDANGNSTFTTVTLGDASVTAVLAPTTEGRPGIVSINQTQAGSLAYTAKCALNGATTSVKIPMVAAVNANVATALRGEPFKMASYKGAANGLPGVTGPLWAAGADTKNANMYPPGTNPDGSTWRAHNAVQIPPNVVVVLDGPAGANFKFCTGASDIYSGTCGTNTDSTNANAQLTAHPGWVFANWTVGKTLYLTSDQIAATMTPNIPVKPQIWGSWDQRGQKDSAGNPIESCAGCHIAPGEPVAYDKTVCPNTPNDGVTPCYELGPTEPTTGWLESKHSKAIVDGASNTHFTLQACGSCHTTGYDTNLPVGNKGFSDALGTYTNDFLFEGSDSTLFLADLAAKNAPAAALVNVQCTSCHGPTPNSPNHTASMSSRICGTCHNGHDPQFEQWASTAGTTAAPLHGHANLTDAQNEGPLHGRDQTHCGRCHFAQGYMMYSQAIVSGNPDKLGNAAPVGAPTTALVTPLLCAPGTTDGTKDACPTAQTTGLVTAQNIDAITCQTCHDPHSLEVRIKPADTANGMLLAGGFKIYNAGSGALCASCHNSRNGIVGAKSPISDKGTVAVAGTPMQHNDATPLTSANFTMTGPHSAAQADVYFAGNGYLLCNSGSASGACPMPTTPNPHQNPTYFADTCAECHVKRLSTATKGTPSNHTFNVDEGTCAGCHGTGTAYIASREIVMNRMLPQYLTSLANVLKGAGITVVNGKLGAATTAADYTPAAGVTISKVVVSGDRPLTLDFTFSNGDVVAGCNIDKIMSGSTPVLYTVSGTDKVYGKVAKSMYDYALLENDNSKGVHNIPFVDAMLSAMVNNLDSPGLPK from the coding sequence ATGCGTCGTTGGTCTTTGGGATGGGCGCTCGCAGTCTGCGCCATCGCCGCCGTGGGATGCGGCGGGGGCAGCAGCTCCAAGCCCCCGGCTGGCCCCGCGAAGGGCGTCAGCGGGGAGTCCTTCTACGTCACCGTGGCGCCGGCGGCCGGCGGCACCATCGTGTCGGGTGACGGTTCCATCAACTGCCAGTCGTCGGGCACGGGCTGCGGCGACGCCGCGTACCACCAGACGAAGTTCACTGCCTGGGCCACGCCGGTCGTCCTGACCGCGAAGCCCGCCGACGGCTACGCCTTCGTCTCCTGGGGCGGCGACTGCGCCGGGACGACCACCACCTGCACCCTCGCCGGCACCGCCGACTACTCGGTCTCGGCCACCTTCAAGAGCCAGCCGCTCCCGCCGACCACGGTCGGCCGCGTGTACGGCTATGTGAAGGACGGCACCGCCGGCGCCGCGGGCGTCAAGGTGACCCTCGGCTCGCTCTCCGCCACGACCAACGCCAACGGCGCCTATGTCTTCGAGATCGCGCCGGGCAGCTACACCCTGCAGACCGTCGCGAACACGCAGTACGCGGCCGCGGCTGGCGTCGCCGTGACCGTCCCGGTCCCGGACGGCGTGGCCGATCCCGCCGGCTCCTGCTTCCTCGGCGGCGCGAAGCAGGGCTACTGGGTTCCGACCGCTGGCCAGATGGGCGCGGGCTGCCTCGTGCGGCAGACCGACATCGCGGTCGCGCGCGCGAGCACCTACGTCGCGCCGGTCGCTCCCCCGACCGTCACGGTCAGCCCGACGGGCGTGGTCGGCTTCGGCGCGACCGTCACCGTCGGCTGCGGCGTGGGCGGCACGGTGACCGTCACCGGCCCCGGCTCGCCCTCCGTCTCCGTCCCCGACGCGAACGGCAACTCCACCTTCACGACGGTCACCCTCGGCGACGCGAGCGTCACCGCCGTGCTCGCCCCCACCACCGAGGGCCGCCCCGGCATCGTCTCGATCAACCAGACGCAGGCGGGGTCGCTCGCCTACACCGCGAAGTGCGCGCTGAACGGCGCGACCACCTCGGTGAAGATCCCGATGGTCGCGGCGGTGAACGCCAACGTCGCCACAGCGCTCCGCGGCGAGCCGTTCAAGATGGCCTCCTACAAGGGCGCCGCGAACGGCCTCCCCGGCGTCACCGGCCCGCTGTGGGCGGCTGGTGCCGACACCAAGAACGCCAACATGTACCCGCCGGGCACGAACCCCGACGGCAGCACCTGGCGCGCGCACAACGCCGTCCAGATCCCGCCCAACGTCGTCGTCGTCCTCGACGGCCCCGCCGGCGCGAACTTCAAGTTCTGCACCGGGGCGTCCGACATCTACAGCGGCACCTGCGGCACCAACACCGACAGCACGAACGCCAACGCGCAGCTCACCGCGCACCCCGGCTGGGTGTTCGCCAACTGGACGGTCGGCAAGACGCTCTACCTTACGAGCGACCAGATCGCCGCCACCATGACGCCGAACATCCCGGTGAAGCCGCAGATCTGGGGTAGCTGGGATCAGCGCGGCCAGAAGGACAGCGCGGGCAACCCCATCGAGAGCTGCGCCGGCTGCCACATCGCGCCCGGTGAGCCGGTCGCCTACGACAAGACGGTGTGCCCGAATACTCCGAACGACGGCGTGACGCCGTGCTACGAGCTCGGCCCCACCGAGCCGACCACCGGCTGGCTGGAGAGCAAGCACTCGAAGGCCATCGTCGATGGCGCGTCGAACACGCACTTCACGCTCCAGGCGTGCGGCAGCTGCCACACGACCGGCTACGACACGAATCTGCCGGTGGGCAACAAGGGCTTCTCCGACGCGCTCGGCACGTACACCAACGACTTCCTCTTCGAAGGCAGCGACTCGACGCTCTTCCTGGCCGACCTGGCCGCGAAGAACGCCCCCGCCGCCGCGCTCGTCAACGTCCAGTGCACGAGCTGCCACGGCCCGACGCCGAACAGCCCGAACCACACCGCGTCCATGAGCTCCAGGATCTGCGGCACGTGCCACAACGGCCACGACCCGCAGTTCGAGCAGTGGGCGTCGACGGCGGGCACCACGGCCGCCCCGCTGCACGGCCACGCCAACCTGACGGACGCGCAGAACGAGGGCCCGCTGCACGGCCGCGACCAGACGCACTGCGGCCGGTGCCACTTCGCCCAGGGCTACATGATGTACTCGCAGGCGATCGTGAGCGGTAACCCGGACAAGCTCGGCAACGCCGCGCCCGTCGGGGCCCCGACGACCGCTCTCGTCACCCCGCTGCTGTGCGCCCCGGGGACGACGGACGGCACCAAGGACGCCTGCCCGACGGCTCAGACGACGGGCCTCGTGACGGCGCAGAACATCGACGCCATCACGTGCCAGACCTGCCACGATCCGCACTCGCTCGAGGTCCGCATCAAGCCGGCCGACACCGCGAACGGCATGCTCCTCGCCGGTGGCTTCAAGATTTACAACGCCGGGTCGGGCGCGCTGTGCGCGAGCTGCCACAACTCCCGCAACGGCATCGTCGGCGCGAAGTCCCCGATCTCCGACAAGGGGACCGTCGCCGTGGCTGGCACGCCGATGCAGCACAACGACGCGACGCCGCTCACGTCCGCCAACTTCACCATGACTGGCCCGCACTCGGCGGCCCAGGCCGACGTGTACTTCGCGGGGAACGGGTACCTGCTCTGCAACAGCGGCTCGGCCTCGGGCGCTTGCCCCATGCCGACCACGCCGAATCCGCACCAGAACCCGACCTACTTCGCGGACACCTGCGCGGAGTGCCACGTGAAGCGGCTCAGCACCGCTACGAAGGGCACGCCCTCGAACCACACCTTCAACGTGGACGAGGGCACCTGCGCCGGTTGCCACGGCACGGGCACGGCGTACATCGCGTCGCGTGAGATCGTGATGAACCGCATGCTGCCGCAGTACCTGACGAGCCTGGCGAACGTGCTCAAGGGTGCGGGCATCACGGTGGTGAACGGCAAGCTCGGCGCGGCCACCACCGCCGCGGACTACACCCCGGCCGCTGGCGTGACCATCTCCAAGGTCGTCGTCAGCGGTGACCGTCCGCTGACCCTCGACTTCACGTTCTCGAACGGCGACGTCGTCGCGGGCTGCAACATCGACAAGATCATGTCCGGCAGCACCCCGGTGTTGTACACGGTGTCCGGGACGGACAAGGTCTACGGCAAGGTCGCCAAGTCGATGTACGACTACGCGCTCCTCGAGAACGACAACTCGAAGGGCGTCCACAACATCCCGTTCGTCGACGCGATGCTGAGCGCGATGGTGAACAACCTCGACTCGCCGGGGCTGCCGAAGTAG
- a CDS encoding transposase yields the protein MKAPRQVLPGTTYLVTRRCSQRQFLLRPSKTTNAIFLYVLAVATRRFGMKIHAFCVLSNHFHLVLTDPSARLPAFEQYLDSLVARAINATLGRWESFWAPSSYSAVALASPADIVDKTAYVLANPVAAGLVRRARDWPGLWSAPALIGGASLHAVRPAAFFRDDGSMPPTAELQLVAPEGFESPVAFRDQVTGALVAAEARAGSAVERRGRGFLGRARVLSQNPLAQPATGEPRRQLNPRVASRDKWKRVETLARLLEFVERYRAARRARRAGQRDALFPPGTYLLRIAHGVACAPA from the coding sequence ATGAAGGCGCCCCGGCAAGTCCTCCCCGGCACCACCTACCTCGTCACGCGCCGCTGCTCTCAGCGGCAGTTCCTCCTCCGCCCCTCGAAGACTACGAACGCCATCTTCCTCTACGTCCTAGCGGTCGCCACCCGCCGGTTCGGGATGAAGATTCACGCGTTCTGCGTGCTCTCCAACCACTTCCACCTCGTCCTCACCGACCCCTCGGCACGCCTGCCGGCCTTCGAGCAATATCTCGACTCGCTCGTCGCGCGCGCCATCAACGCCACGCTTGGCAGATGGGAGTCCTTCTGGGCGCCATCGAGCTACAGCGCCGTCGCGCTCGCCTCGCCCGCGGACATCGTCGACAAGACCGCCTATGTGCTGGCCAATCCGGTCGCCGCTGGGCTCGTCCGCCGCGCCCGCGATTGGCCGGGGCTCTGGTCCGCTCCGGCGCTCATCGGCGGCGCGAGCCTGCATGCCGTGCGGCCAGCCGCGTTCTTTCGCGATGACGGGAGCATGCCGCCAACCGCCGAGCTCCAGCTCGTGGCACCCGAGGGGTTCGAGTCACCCGTCGCGTTCCGCGACCAGGTCACCGGGGCGCTCGTCGCCGCGGAGGCTCGCGCCGGCAGCGCGGTCGAGCGCCGCGGCCGCGGCTTTCTCGGACGGGCGCGGGTCCTCTCGCAGAATCCACTGGCCCAGCCCGCCACTGGTGAACCTCGCCGTCAGCTCAACCCGCGGGTCGCCTCGCGGGACAAATGGAAACGGGTCGAGACGCTCGCGCGGCTCCTCGAGTTCGTGGAACGTTATCGAGCGGCAAGGCGCGCGAGGCGCGCCGGCCAGCGCGACGCGCTCTTCCCGCCGGGCACGTACCTCTTGCGCATCGCGCACGGCGTTGCCTGCGCGCCTGCCTGA
- a CDS encoding YgiQ family radical SAM protein, with amino-acid sequence MSHRPTASTPPAARFLPTTREEMRARGWEELDVLLVSGDAYVDHPSFGTAVIGRVLEAQGLRVGVVAQPDWRSTADIARLGRPRLFAGITSGAMDSMVNHYTAHKRRRSDDAYTPGGAAGRRPDRATAVYARLARQAFGDACCLVAGGVEASLRRLAHYDYWDDRVLPSLAAASQVDLVVYGQGERPILEIARRLAAGEDPCGLTDVAGTALVPKDLALAGLEARERGVLALPAFEEVAKDKRAFADFSRLYHLEHNGANARTLTQRHGTGAAARTVVVNPPAATLTTEELDRIAELPFARDAHPSYGGAHIPALEQIRWSIQILRGCSAGCSFCCITEHQGREVTSRSEGSVLREMREMAARPDFRGTITDLGGATANMWQMYCSSEEAHAVCRRLSCVYPKICKFWKTDHAPLVQLYRKARQVKGVKHVFVGSGLRYDLAHHDAEHGQEYLKELIAHHVSGQLKVAPEHAAPDVLQIMKKPGIEEFERFRGEFQRYTKEAGKEQYLVPYFISSHPGCTLEDGVKLYEYLEKNGWRPQQVQDFTPTPMTLASDMHWSGYHPLTMKPVHVVRDLHEKKMQKALLRWGDPELRPLVEEALRRTGRLKPGKRLVTRGVPWKRNAGWRPAPRAGRKP; translated from the coding sequence GTGAGCCACCGACCGACCGCGAGCACACCACCAGCCGCCCGCTTCCTCCCCACGACGCGGGAGGAGATGCGCGCGCGCGGCTGGGAGGAGCTGGACGTGCTCCTCGTGTCGGGCGACGCGTACGTGGACCACCCGAGCTTCGGGACGGCGGTGATCGGCCGCGTCCTGGAGGCGCAGGGGCTGAGGGTGGGGGTGGTGGCGCAGCCGGACTGGCGGTCGACCGCCGACATCGCGCGGCTGGGCCGGCCGCGGCTCTTCGCGGGGATCACCTCGGGCGCGATGGACTCGATGGTGAACCACTACACCGCCCACAAGCGGCGCCGCTCCGACGACGCCTACACGCCGGGCGGGGCCGCGGGGCGGCGGCCGGATCGCGCCACCGCCGTCTACGCCCGGCTGGCGCGCCAGGCGTTCGGCGACGCGTGCTGCCTGGTGGCGGGCGGGGTCGAGGCGTCGCTCCGGCGGCTCGCGCACTACGACTACTGGGACGACCGCGTGCTGCCGTCGCTCGCCGCCGCGAGCCAGGTGGACCTCGTCGTCTACGGCCAGGGGGAGCGGCCCATCCTCGAGATCGCGCGCCGGCTGGCGGCGGGGGAGGACCCGTGCGGCCTCACCGACGTGGCCGGCACCGCGCTCGTCCCGAAGGACCTGGCGCTGGCCGGCCTCGAGGCGCGCGAGCGGGGGGTGCTGGCGCTGCCGGCCTTCGAGGAGGTGGCGAAGGACAAGCGCGCCTTCGCGGACTTCTCGCGGCTCTACCACCTCGAGCACAACGGGGCGAACGCGCGGACCCTCACCCAGCGTCACGGGACGGGCGCGGCGGCCCGGACGGTGGTGGTGAACCCGCCGGCGGCGACGCTCACCACCGAGGAGCTCGACCGGATCGCCGAGCTGCCCTTCGCCCGCGACGCGCACCCGTCCTACGGCGGCGCGCACATCCCGGCGCTGGAGCAGATCCGCTGGTCGATCCAGATCCTGCGCGGCTGCAGCGCCGGGTGCTCCTTCTGCTGCATCACCGAGCACCAGGGGCGCGAGGTGACGAGCCGCTCCGAGGGGTCGGTGCTGCGCGAGATGCGGGAGATGGCGGCGCGGCCCGACTTCCGCGGCACGATCACCGACCTCGGCGGCGCCACCGCCAACATGTGGCAGATGTACTGCTCGTCCGAGGAGGCGCACGCCGTCTGCCGGCGACTCTCCTGCGTGTACCCGAAGATCTGCAAGTTCTGGAAGACCGACCACGCCCCCCTGGTGCAGCTGTACCGCAAGGCGCGCCAGGTGAAGGGCGTGAAGCACGTCTTCGTCGGCTCGGGCCTGCGCTACGACCTCGCGCACCACGACGCGGAGCACGGTCAGGAGTACCTGAAGGAGCTCATCGCCCACCACGTCTCCGGCCAGCTCAAGGTCGCGCCCGAGCACGCCGCGCCCGACGTCCTCCAGATCATGAAGAAGCCCGGGATCGAGGAGTTCGAGCGCTTCCGCGGCGAGTTCCAGCGGTACACGAAGGAGGCCGGGAAGGAGCAGTACCTCGTGCCGTACTTCATCTCCTCGCACCCAGGGTGCACGCTGGAGGACGGGGTGAAGCTGTACGAGTACCTGGAGAAGAATGGCTGGCGGCCGCAGCAGGTGCAGGACTTCACCCCCACCCCCATGACCCTCGCCTCCGACATGCACTGGTCGGGCTACCACCCGCTCACGATGAAGCCGGTGCACGTGGTGCGCGACCTGCACGAGAAGAAGATGCAGAAGGCGCTCCTGCGCTGGGGCGACCCCGAGCTGCGGCCGCTGGTGGAGGAGGCGCTGCGCCGCACCGGGCGGCTCAAGCCCGGCAAGCGGCTCGTGACGCGGGGGGTGCCGTGGAAGCGGAACGCCGGCTGGCGCCCCGCCCCCCGCGCCGGCCGCAAACCCTAG
- a CDS encoding DUF6982 domain-containing protein, producing MSDPVNPANEPAPLAEAQPSPGFDVNAAAAGVRAELEPAAPALAGPWSAADYGWDPADANAVAWAAYYSEQGIDPAALAAQQAAEPAAAEPAAEAPAAEAAVDGAPLAPEPEPEPVPAPELDLAAAPEPERTAITEPALAAPPFALDLELGEATAPAQPAPAQANPFTFDDAPLDDLAFGPVSAGDEPAPGAVPVDLTPGVVDGGSAIWELLPADPPPAAVEPAPPPESPAVWSGDERGRLDDFQLASGGSFDEPTAPIGDLAAAPESAAADALDDLSRALPALDLEAPGDAPAAAPPPPASAAADPLPLPALDLSAPSPEPELAIDLGFVEDEPPAPAPAAAAPPAEPLPFDLDLEAPEAAPVAAAPTAAPEPALELDLSWAEHAVPLGDDGVDLTSFDAAPQSERPPDGTAMWGLPTRPSSAAAPASFAPPGELLGDAAPLPTPQATPPDLGDLGEPLDGALFLEPVQEPAAEPASAPAPDPWDLAAPPAAPLDLVPESGAGPFDLGAPEEPPAPPPGEAILEVGEEVVEIPADEPAPPAPPAAAAVAFEPLDFFAPAPAIAAVAPAPAAPVAAAPPAAPAPIPAVPQAEAAPLAGAELFEPAAEEPAAAPPPPAPPAAPAAPTCFIAGAHRVVVHTSDGQVKRGTLRDAALDGPQLELLSQPGGASEPLPAERVKAIFFMLGTGEPPPAPEGKKVRVTFRDGRQVAGFSPDYAPERVGFFMVPADTRTHTARIWVYRASVRQVTVS from the coding sequence ATGTCCGATCCCGTGAACCCCGCCAACGAGCCCGCCCCGCTCGCGGAGGCGCAACCGTCGCCCGGCTTCGACGTGAACGCCGCCGCGGCCGGCGTCCGCGCCGAGCTCGAGCCCGCAGCTCCGGCGCTCGCGGGGCCGTGGTCCGCGGCGGACTACGGTTGGGATCCGGCCGACGCGAACGCCGTGGCGTGGGCCGCCTATTACTCCGAGCAGGGGATCGACCCGGCCGCGCTCGCGGCCCAGCAGGCGGCCGAGCCGGCCGCCGCGGAGCCAGCCGCCGAGGCCCCCGCGGCGGAGGCTGCGGTCGACGGCGCGCCCCTCGCGCCGGAGCCGGAGCCCGAGCCGGTACCCGCGCCGGAGCTCGACCTGGCGGCGGCGCCGGAGCCCGAGCGCACCGCCATCACCGAGCCCGCCCTCGCCGCGCCCCCGTTCGCGCTCGATCTCGAGCTGGGCGAGGCGACGGCGCCCGCCCAGCCGGCGCCCGCGCAGGCGAATCCGTTCACGTTCGACGACGCCCCGCTCGACGACCTGGCGTTCGGGCCCGTCTCGGCGGGCGACGAGCCCGCCCCCGGCGCGGTCCCGGTCGATCTCACGCCAGGCGTGGTGGACGGCGGCAGCGCCATCTGGGAGCTCCTGCCGGCCGATCCCCCGCCCGCCGCCGTCGAGCCGGCGCCGCCGCCCGAGTCCCCCGCCGTCTGGTCCGGCGACGAGCGCGGCCGCCTCGACGACTTCCAGCTCGCCAGCGGGGGGTCCTTCGACGAGCCGACCGCGCCCATCGGCGATCTGGCGGCCGCGCCCGAGTCCGCCGCCGCGGACGCCCTCGACGACCTCTCCCGGGCGCTGCCCGCGCTCGACCTGGAGGCGCCGGGCGACGCGCCGGCCGCGGCCCCCCCGCCGCCGGCGAGCGCCGCGGCGGACCCGCTCCCGTTGCCCGCCCTCGACCTGAGCGCGCCGTCCCCCGAGCCCGAGCTCGCCATCGACCTCGGCTTCGTGGAGGACGAGCCGCCTGCGCCCGCGCCGGCCGCCGCCGCCCCGCCCGCCGAGCCCCTGCCCTTCGATCTGGACCTGGAGGCGCCCGAGGCCGCGCCGGTCGCCGCCGCGCCTACCGCCGCCCCGGAGCCGGCGCTCGAGCTCGACCTCTCCTGGGCGGAGCACGCCGTGCCGCTCGGCGACGACGGCGTCGACCTCACGAGCTTCGACGCCGCGCCTCAGTCCGAGCGGCCGCCGGACGGCACCGCGATGTGGGGGCTCCCCACCCGCCCGTCGTCTGCCGCCGCTCCGGCCTCCTTCGCGCCGCCCGGCGAGCTCCTCGGCGACGCCGCCCCGCTCCCCACGCCTCAGGCTACGCCGCCGGACCTCGGCGACCTCGGAGAGCCGCTCGACGGTGCGCTCTTCCTGGAGCCGGTCCAGGAGCCGGCCGCCGAGCCGGCCAGCGCGCCGGCGCCCGACCCGTGGGACCTCGCCGCCCCGCCCGCCGCGCCGCTCGACCTCGTGCCGGAGTCGGGTGCCGGCCCCTTCGACCTCGGCGCGCCCGAGGAGCCGCCGGCGCCACCGCCGGGTGAGGCCATCCTGGAGGTCGGCGAGGAGGTGGTCGAGATCCCCGCCGACGAGCCCGCGCCGCCCGCGCCGCCCGCGGCTGCGGCCGTCGCGTTCGAGCCGCTCGACTTCTTCGCGCCGGCTCCCGCGATCGCCGCCGTCGCCCCCGCGCCCGCCGCGCCCGTGGCTGCCGCCCCGCCGGCTGCGCCCGCGCCCATCCCGGCCGTACCCCAGGCCGAGGCCGCGCCGCTCGCGGGCGCGGAGCTCTTCGAGCCTGCCGCCGAGGAGCCGGCCGCCGCCCCGCCGCCCCCCGCTCCCCCCGCCGCCCCGGCGGCGCCGACGTGCTTCATCGCCGGCGCGCACCGGGTGGTCGTCCACACCTCCGACGGCCAGGTGAAGCGCGGGACCCTGCGCGACGCCGCGCTCGACGGCCCGCAGCTCGAGCTCCTCTCGCAGCCGGGCGGCGCCTCCGAGCCCCTGCCCGCGGAGCGGGTGAAGGCCATCTTCTTCATGCTGGGGACCGGCGAGCCGCCGCCCGCGCCCGAGGGGAAGAAGGTGCGCGTCACCTTCCGCGACGGGCGCCAGGTGGCCGGCTTCAGCCCCGACTACGCGCCGGAGCGCGTCGGCTTCTTCATGGTGCCGGCCGACACCCGCACGCACACCGCGCGGATCTGGGTCTACCGCGCATCCGTACGCCAGGTGACGGTGTCGTAG
- a CDS encoding SGNH/GDSL hydrolase family protein — MSPLLAALALAMTSSAEAPTYLALGDSTGVGVGADRGGGYPARLAVRAAREGASVRLVNLCVSGARVADLVAGQLAPGLAGKPDLVTLGVGINDVTWGTDPEAFARDYERAAAALARLGVPVVAVNVPDLTRSPLAAGEEAKRTLGARIAAVNARIAAAAARHGFALVDLFSATSHELPFHPELLAADRFHPSDLGYERWADAMQPAFEQALAAARRAPRPAALSRGRTLR, encoded by the coding sequence GTGTCCCCCCTCCTCGCCGCCCTCGCGCTCGCCATGACCAGCTCCGCCGAAGCCCCCACCTACCTCGCCCTGGGCGACTCGACCGGCGTCGGGGTCGGCGCCGATCGCGGCGGGGGGTATCCGGCGCGGCTCGCCGTTCGCGCCGCGCGCGAGGGCGCCAGCGTGCGGCTCGTGAACCTCTGCGTCTCGGGGGCGCGGGTGGCGGACCTCGTGGCCGGGCAGCTCGCGCCGGGCCTGGCCGGAAAGCCCGACCTCGTCACCCTGGGCGTCGGCATCAACGACGTGACCTGGGGCACCGACCCGGAGGCGTTCGCGCGCGACTACGAGCGAGCTGCGGCGGCGCTCGCGCGCCTAGGGGTGCCGGTCGTGGCGGTGAACGTGCCGGACCTCACCCGCTCCCCGCTCGCCGCCGGAGAGGAGGCGAAGCGCACGCTCGGCGCCCGCATCGCGGCGGTGAACGCCCGCATCGCCGCGGCGGCGGCGCGGCACGGCTTCGCGCTGGTGGACCTCTTCTCCGCCACCTCCCACGAGCTGCCCTTCCACCCAGAGCTCCTGGCCGCGGATCGCTTCCACCCCTCCGACCTCGGCTACGAGCGCTGGGCCGACGCGATGCAGCCCGCCTTCGAGCAGGCGCTCGCCGCCGCCCGGAGGGCGCCGCGGCCGGCGGCGTTGTCCCGGGGCCGGACGCTGCGCTAG